Part of the Cercospora beticola chromosome 5, complete sequence genome is shown below.
CCACATTCGGATCGCGATTCTCCTTGCCGCCTCCAGATTTCGACCTCTGAATGCTGAGTTTCGCTCCAAGATCTGTAGGCGCTTCGGAAGCTTCTCGTGTGGCAGTACCACTTCGAGGTCGTTTCTGGCCGACTTTGGTGTTCTTCGCATTATCAGTCTTGGATGGCTGAGCTTTCGATTGAGCTGTCTTCTGTTTCGACTTGTCTGCCTTCTCAGGAATAGGCCATTCGACTTCTTGTGTCAGATCCAGGCGCTCTGCGGGCACCCATTCATCCAGACGCTTGTTGAAATCTTGATAGTGGACATAAAAGGTCGGTCTGCCTTTTCGTGTTTGCATCGACAGAATTTCTGCCTTTCTTTTCTCGCCATCCTGATAACATGTCAGCATTGAATGCGTAGAGTGTGCAGGCGAAGTGTATGGCAAGCAAAACGATACGCGCAATACTTTTGCGTTTTCGCGTCGACTTTGAGGTTGGCGTTGCTCGCTGGGCTTGATATCAAACACAACATACCTTTTCCACCATGGCCTTTGTACCAATTCTGTTCATACAATGTCAGACCCTCTGGTCGTGTACAGTATTGAGCGCTGCTTTACTTACCTCAACGTCGACAGAGTGGCCATGCCGCGTTCTGCTTTGACCTCGTCGCCGCCATTTCCGCCGCTTTTGGTGTCGTCGCGCACCATGACGGGCTGTTATTGTCCTTTTCTGCAAATATCGTAGAGTTGTCGATGAAGGTGAAGTGGTGGCGATGGAATGCAGCTCGTCGTCGCGTCCGTCGCAAGTCAAGCTGGATTGCGCCCGGGCAACCGCGCCACAGCGGACATCGGCATTTCAGCCTCACGTCGGCCTGAGCTGCTTCCAGAAAAAGTTACCTTCTACAACTTCAATACTTCGTCGCAACACGCAGAATGCAGATGTGAAGAGATGTCAGGCCCGGATTCAAAGACGATCGGCAGCAACTGGAAGATTCTGCAGCAACGATTGGAGGCGGAGAAAAAGGCCAAAGGCGAGAGCAATGGggtgaagaggaagcgaGCGCCGGAAAAGTCGACGACTGcgttcaagaagaagaagacgtttGATTTCCAGTCTGCGAACGGGACGGCTTTGGGCAAGAGGCGGAAGATGGGCGGTGTCATGTCGACGGCGACGCCGGCGAAAGAGGTAGATCTGGTCAAAGAGCATGAGATACCCCAGGAGgatgtggcagcagcatatGGGACAACGAAGAAGCGAGCGTCATACACAGACGATGTCAACGGAGGGTTACATCCCACGCACAAGATCGGGAAATATGTCGCTCTCGATTGCGAAATGGTCGGCACCGGACCTCCTCCCCATCTCGACAACGTCCTCGCACGAGCTTCTCTTGTCAACTTCCACGGCGAGCAAATCTACGACTCCTACGTCCAGCCTCCGCCCAAGGTCCGAATCGAGGACTACCGAACATATGTCTCAGGCATCAAGCCGCATCACCTGAAGCCAGGGTATGCGAGGACATTTGCGGAAGTGCAGAAAGATGTTGCGAAACTGCTCGATGGAAGGATACTGGTTGGCCACGCATTGCGGAATGACCTGAACGCACTGCTGTTGTCGCACCCAAAGAGTGATATGCGAGACACGTCGAGATATCCGAAGTTCAGGATCGAGAGCAAAGGGAAACCGCCCGCTTTGAGGAATCTGGCGAGGAGTGAGTTGGGGCTGGAGATTCAGACAGGAGAGCACTCGTCAGTGGAGGATGCAAGGGCGACAATGTTATTGTTtcagaaagagaagagagggtTCGAGGAGGAGAATCGGAAGAGGTTTGGGAATCGGAAACCCGGGGGTGTCAGAGAGAACACGAAGGACACGAAGGAGGATACTCCAGAtgtggaggatgatgaggagcagGACAAGGAgccggaggaggatgaggatgatctgGATCTGTTGTCtggagaagagctcgaggaggCTTTGGCAAAGGAAGCGAGTACTGCAGAAGGGAAGAAgacgcaagcaagcaagaaaaagaagacgaagaagaagaagcgcacgAAGAGGAAGTGAGATGGAGCAAATTAGTCGTTGGGTGAACGCGTAGAAGGTTGTAATATGTGGATACGATACAAATCCAGGTCAAATCTGCATGTGCGCCTTCGATCGATACATCTTCAGGCTTAATCCAACTGTCGCCGTTCTTCCTGTTCTCCCAGAATGCCCTCGAGAAGCGGCCTGCGGATAGAGCTTCCGGCGAAGCAGCCTCGTTCGCGCCATCAGGCCTCTGTTTGCTTCGACCGTTGGGCTAGGATCTCACGCTCCCGGGCTCACATGTGCAAATGcacgtgctgctgcttctgaggACTCTGCTTCACTTGCAGCGCGACCCACATCAGGAACTCGCGTTGTTCCTTCCACTTCCATTCTGCTTGCCGTCTGACACACGCACACTACCAGACAACAACTTTTCCCTCTCATCTCCTCAGAGCAAAAGACATCAACGATACCAACACCACAACTCGCGAAACCACGAAACACGACATGGCGAACTCGAAGGACGACAGTCATACACTCCGTGAGCGGCTCGATGAGCTGCCACCAGAGCTCTGGGAGATGATTTATGATCTCACCTTCACTGCCGACGCGAAAGTCCGACTTTACAGCCAGTTACCTGAACGTAAGGACAGCGAAAGATTGACTAGTGCTAAGCTTCACGAGTTGGCACAGGGGTACTCCAAGGAAATCGTCACAGTCAACGAGATACCGTACTTACTGCACGTTGATCGTGCAAGCAGAAATAAGTTTGCGCGATCCTTCTATGGCAATCCCGACTCGCTCTTTATCGTCTCCAGATGCTCCAATCCTGGAGTGATCACGCATCTGAAGCTAGTCAAAAATATCCACATGGGTATCGATAGGTGGGGAGGTGGGATTGTCGACAGATACTGCAGGCGTGCCGTCGTAGAGTGGACTGGCAAATCCGAGCACAGTATTTGTTTCCTCTATCCCGAGGATATCGAAGCACTGTTGAAGAAGCGTGCTGGAATCGCCAACTCAGCTTCTGCTGGATTGTGAACCACAATCTCACACAACTGAAGCTTCCGGCGGCAGCGTTTGCTTTGGCTTCACTTGAGGCTTTTCCAGCTTCATTTCGCGCACAGATGCCGGCGGCGCGTTGACACCGCGTCCTGACCACCACCCACTTCACTTTTCTTCACCACATTCCAAcatcagcaccagcactCGCCCCTTTTGAATTCCGAGCACTCGACACGCATCATGGCTCTCGacgacaacagcaacacaAACAGTAACACcggcagcaatggcagcagcactgcGCACGGCATGCATGACAGTGGCTTCGGCAGTGGCAACTCCAGCCCCGAGCTCGAACTTCGCGAGCGGCTTGAGAACCTGCCTCAAGAGCTCTATAACTACATCTACGACCTCACGTTCACCGCAGAGGCAAAGATACGCATCTACACCTATGACGAAGACCGTGGTCGAGTCCCCGCTCAACTACGCGATGCCATGAAGCATTACTCCAAGCGAGTTGTTACAGTCCATGAGAGACCTCCACATCTGCTGCACGTGGACCGCGCAAGCAGACAGAATTTCGCAAAGTCCTTCTATGGGAATCCCGACTCGATTTTCATTTTTTCTGTTGGCTGCTCATTCCCTGCCAGAGACAACCCGTTCATAAGTCTCATGAAGGATGTCCGCTTGGTCCTATGGTGCAATTCCACAGTTCCCTCCCGTTACGGAAGGAAACGCATCGCAAAATGGGCTGGAATCTCCACCGAAAGCATTGGTTTGATCTTCTACAAGGACATTCCGGCGCTCGTGAAAAAGCGTATCGGAGGTGTTGAGAAGGCTGTTGAAAAGTCTGCAGCCGAAGTCATCGACTTGACCATCTGAGATTCCAACGGCAGCGCCCGCCGTTGGTTCACCTGACTCTTTTGTGTGCTTCAGCGCGCTGACTCCCGGCCCACATATCGACTCTGCGACTGCCCCTAATCAGCAACTTTCTTGTCTTCACCACATCCCACCCATCACTCTCGCAACGCGAGATCGCATCCTACACGCATCATGGCGACCGATGGCGGGAGCGAAGACGAACCCGAGCACGACGGAAGCACCGATGGCGAAGCCAGGAGCGAACTCACCAGCAGCGCCGGCACCGACACTCTCGAACTCCGCGAACGCCTCGAAAGCCTTCCACAAGAGCTCTACAACCACATctacgacttcaccttcacagCGACCTCAAGAATCCGAATCTTTGGCATCTCACCATGGGCGCGCTTCTACCTCACTACATCAGTTCTTCCAGACACGGCCTCTCGGCGAGTTGTTACATTCGATGAAAGACTGCCGAGCATGCTTCGTGTCGACCGCGCTAGCAGGAAGAAGTTTGCAGACTCCTACTTCGGCGGCGAAGACTCTACTTTCATATTCTATGTCGGGTATGAAATGCGCGATTACGACTTGCGTCACTACTTTGAGGGAATTCCCGACTTCCGCAAGCTCATCAAGAATGTCTTCTGGAGTTCTGAAGCCAAGCATCACGTCCGGTCATTCATGGACTCGAAGGTGGCTGGGCGCTTCCACGAGTACTGGTTGGAGAAGTCTCCAGAAAGCTTCAAGTTTCTGACATACAACGAGGTCGAGGCACTTGTGAAGAAGCGCGCTGGGATagctgatgaggacgagtCGGACATAAGTCTCCGCACCACGACGCTCACTGGCTCGAATCAAGCAGAGCACGAGGACTGACATGGGGCGCACATCAAGCAGCGAGACATACAGCTAGTGGGTACAGACATCGGTTGAGCGCGCAAGGCCAGACAACAGGACAGTCGGGTCGGAAGCTGCTTCATCCAGAAACTGCTTAAAGTCATGATAGCAGCTACAATCCGTACTCATCTACGTACTCCCCACTAAGCCATCACCTCTGtctcatccttcttctcgaattCTCCTTTGCCGTTCTGAAGCAGGACCGCCAACCGAGCGCCTAAAAGTGTCTGCTGATGAGTCACAGCCCGTTCGCTGCCTGTTTTGCTTCGAAACGTTT
Proteins encoded:
- a CDS encoding uncharacterized protein (BUSCO:EOG092646PE) is translated as MSGPDSKTIGSNWKILQQRLEAEKKAKGESNGVKRKRAPEKSTTAFKKKKTFDFQSANGTALGKRRKMGGVMSTATPAKEVDLVKEHEIPQEDVAAAYGTTKKRASYTDDVNGGLHPTHKIGKYVALDCEMVGTGPPPHLDNVLARASLVNFHGEQIYDSYVQPPPKVRIEDYRTYVSGIKPHHLKPGYARTFAEVQKDVAKLLDGRILVGHALRNDLNALLLSHPKSDMRDTSRYPKFRIESKGKPPALRNLARSELGLEIQTGEHSSVEDARATMLLFQKEKRGFEEENRKRFGNRKPGGVRENTKDTKEDTPDVEDDEEQDKEPEEDEDDLDLLSGEELEEALAKEASTAEGKKTQASKKKKTKKKKRTKRK